In the genome of Palaemon carinicauda isolate YSFRI2023 chromosome 20, ASM3689809v2, whole genome shotgun sequence, one region contains:
- the LOC137660055 gene encoding uncharacterized protein, which translates to MAAKMILFLSLAYAVLVAVAVPVPDHGYGHSSHGHGHGGYGHGGYGHGHGGHGHGGYGHGHGHGHGGYGHSHGHGHGGYGHGHGHGHGGHGGSGYSHISYGHSHGGYGHGHGGHGHGYGYGH; encoded by the exons ATGGCAGCCAAGATG ATCCTCTTCCTTTCTCTGGCTTATGCGGTACTTGTGGCCGTAGCAGTTCCAGTGCCTGACCATGGATACGGCCATAGTAGTCACGGACATGGACATGGTGGATATGGTCATGGAGGATATGGCCATGGACATGGTGGACATGGGCATGGAGGATATGGGCATGGCCATGGGCATGGACACGGTGGTTATGGACATAGCCATGGTCACGGACATGGTGGATATGGCCATGGCCATGGTCATGGTCATGGAGGACATGGTGGCTCCGGCTATTCTCACATCAGCTATGGGCACAGTCATGGCGGATATGGACACGGACACGGTGGTCATGGCCATGGATACGGCTACGGTCACTAA